Proteins co-encoded in one Geothermobacter hydrogeniphilus genomic window:
- the prfB gene encoding peptide chain release factor 2 (programmed frameshift), which yields MFREEKEQLQNLKEKLVELRRYLDVDSKQERLLELDAEMAQPDFWDRGEQAQEILRERNGLQKTVETWQECSRELDDLLILCELGEEGEDEATRDEIRGLLPDLEKKVGQMEFARMLSGEYDANNAIVSINAGAGGTEAQDWAEMVLRMFLRFCERRGFKTEITDYQPGEEAGVKGVTFTVEGDYAYGWLRAEKGIHRLVRISPYDSNARRHTSFCSVFVFPELTDEVEVDIQEKDLKVDTFRASGAGGQHINKTDSAIRITHVPTGIVVACQNERSQHKNRAIALKQLKARLFEMELRKKEEEAAALAGDKKEIAWGSQIRSYVLHPYRMVKDHRTNYEVGNTDAVLDGDLDKFIEAYLLSQKG from the exons ATGTTTCGTGAAGAAAAAGAACAACTGCAGAATCTGAAGGAAAAGCTCGTCGAGCTGAGGAGGTATCTT GACGTCGACAGCAAGCAGGAAAGATTGCTGGAACTCGACGCCGAGATGGCCCAACCCGATTTCTGGGACCGCGGCGAGCAGGCCCAGGAGATCCTCAGGGAGCGCAACGGATTGCAGAAGACGGTCGAAACCTGGCAGGAATGCAGCCGGGAACTCGATGACCTGCTGATACTCTGCGAACTGGGTGAAGAGGGGGAAGACGAGGCGACTCGTGACGAAATTCGCGGGCTGTTGCCGGACCTCGAAAAAAAAGTCGGGCAGATGGAGTTCGCCCGCATGCTCAGCGGCGAATATGACGCCAACAACGCCATCGTCAGCATCAATGCCGGCGCCGGCGGCACCGAGGCCCAGGACTGGGCGGAAATGGTGCTGCGCATGTTCCTGCGCTTCTGCGAACGGCGCGGTTTCAAGACTGAAATCACCGATTACCAGCCGGGCGAAGAGGCCGGCGTCAAGGGGGTGACCTTTACCGTTGAGGGAGATTACGCCTACGGCTGGCTGCGGGCGGAGAAGGGTATCCACCGCCTGGTACGGATCTCTCCTTATGACTCCAACGCCCGCCGCCACACGTCCTTCTGCTCGGTTTTCGTCTTTCCGGAGTTGACCGATGAAGTCGAAGTTGACATCCAGGAGAAGGACCTCAAGGTCGACACCTTCCGGGCCAGCGGCGCCGGCGGGCAGCATATCAACAAGACCGATTCGGCGATCCGCATCACCCATGTCCCGACCGGAATCGTCGTTGCCTGCCAGAACGAACGTTCCCAGCACAAGAATCGCGCGATTGCCCTGAAACAGCTCAAGGCCCGGCTGTTCGAAATGGAGCTGCGGAAAAAGGAAGAAGAGGCCGCTGCCCTGGCGGGAGATAAAAAAGAGATCGCCTGGGGCAGCCAGATCCGTTCCTATGTGCTGCATCCCTACCGGATGGTCAAGGATCATCGCACCAACTACGAAGTCGGCAATACCGACGCGGTTCTCGACGGCGACCTCGACAAGTTCATCGAGGCCTACCTGCTCAGCCAGAAGGGTTGA
- a CDS encoding diacylglycerol kinase, with protein sequence MSRQPIKPGNWLESVNCAIEGILWAVKSQPHLRWHFLGSICVLLVALFFRVSVLELILLVFAIILVLFAEIINTAVEVVVDMISPDYHPLAKRAKDVAAGSVLIASIGAAVMGYLALSQYLLPPLSKGLNLLRHPPGEVSVIAVLAVTILVVLLKARFAGGTPLHGGMPSGHAAVAFSIATSIAVTDVSLVIVVMALLLATMVSHSRLLMKIHSLREVLVGAAIGVAITLLIHLIL encoded by the coding sequence GTGAGCCGGCAGCCGATCAAGCCGGGCAACTGGCTGGAGAGCGTCAACTGCGCCATTGAAGGCATCCTCTGGGCGGTTAAAAGTCAGCCGCACCTGCGGTGGCACTTTCTCGGCAGTATCTGCGTGCTGCTGGTGGCGCTGTTTTTCCGGGTTTCGGTGCTGGAACTGATCCTGCTGGTTTTTGCCATCATCCTGGTGCTGTTTGCCGAGATCATCAACACTGCCGTCGAGGTGGTGGTCGATATGATCTCTCCCGATTATCATCCCCTGGCCAAGCGTGCCAAGGATGTTGCCGCCGGATCGGTGCTGATTGCCAGTATCGGCGCGGCGGTGATGGGTTACCTGGCGCTTTCCCAGTACCTGTTGCCGCCGTTGAGCAAGGGACTGAACCTGTTGCGTCATCCTCCCGGCGAAGTGAGTGTTATCGCCGTACTCGCGGTGACGATCCTGGTGGTTCTGCTCAAGGCCCGTTTCGCCGGCGGGACCCCATTGCATGGCGGCATGCCGAGCGGTCACGCGGCGGTCGCGTTTTCGATCGCGACCTCGATTGCCGTCACCGATGTCAGTCTGGTCATCGTGGTGATGGCGCTTTTGCTGGCGACCATGGTCAGCCACAGCCGCCTGCTGATGAAGATTCACAGCCTGCGTGAAGTTCTGGTCGGCGCTGCCATCGGTGTGGCGATAACGCTTCTGATTCACCTGATTTTGTGA
- the ybeY gene encoding rRNA maturation RNase YbeY produces the protein MACPDAELSILLVDDEHIREINRDYLQRDRSTNVISFAMREGDGPENSADLLGDVVISTETAARDAAEAGIGYRDELYFLLLHGILHLVGYDHERSGEEEARRMEEREQEIFALIKAEFLPT, from the coding sequence TTGGCATGTCCTGACGCCGAATTGTCCATTCTGCTGGTTGACGATGAGCACATCCGCGAGATCAACCGTGACTACCTGCAGCGCGACCGGTCGACCAATGTCATTTCCTTCGCCATGCGCGAAGGGGATGGCCCCGAAAACAGCGCTGATCTGCTCGGCGATGTGGTTATTTCAACCGAAACGGCGGCTCGTGACGCGGCCGAAGCCGGGATCGGCTATCGCGATGAACTCTATTTTCTGCTGCTGCACGGTATTCTGCACCTGGTCGGTTACGACCATGAACGCAGCGGTGAAGAGGAGGCCCGGCGCATGGAGGAACGCGAGCAGGAAATCTTCGCCCTGATCAAAGCGGAATTCCTGCCGACGTGA
- a CDS encoding HD family phosphohydrolase, protein MRKKTRDNGVSATLREVPSHNQSLVLLAILALLLTLIIIPKGGGAPAHYAPGDIASRDIKAPRDLLIPDLELTEKKRREAQQAVLPLYDYDPSVGRGLADRLGQVFILLKGGPQDNLAPGSLQPEVEKILGVNLEEKEFKTLVALASQEEIHAALQQGLVKALKTKAVANLRLFQQDRSRGVMVRNLVSNSETELADLTTVVGVGELRNRILAAVKGVAGLKKSNGKVLADLLGRLARPNLTFNKNATEERKRLAAEAVQPILSQVKKGEMIVREGARVSADQVKKLTAVRALNKDQGRLPLATGLLLTIFLLLIVCNNYAERNISKYRLKSRDLFFLVTTFIGLMVLIKLSIFIVAAVDTAFPMIESSSFFYLFPFAAGAMVVRIVLNSEIALVFAALIALVVGFMFGNSLFLSLFTLVGSLTGAHWVRHCNERSTLYRAGWHLSLINMATVVGLHLLGGHQLDLQLLYKLGFAFGGGIFSAIVVTAAVPLVETVFKYTTDIKLLELANLNTPVLRQLMVQAPGTYHHSIVVGNLAEAGAEAIRANPLLARVAAYYHDIGKIKKPLYFVENQSGSENRHDKLTPSMSALVLMAHVKDGVELARENRLGDALIDILRQHHGTALMKFFYDKAKNQQDPDVQQVDERDYRYPGPKPQTREAALIMLADAVEAAGRTLADPTPARIQGMVQKIINNIFIDGQLDECELTLKDLHNIAKSFNRILAGIFHYRIDYPEPVHKEKDQTKKKNGDHTDRESGQESADRSGHARKGSAEDLKRLGMS, encoded by the coding sequence GTGAGGAAGAAGACGCGTGACAATGGCGTGTCCGCTACCCTGCGGGAGGTTCCGTCGCACAACCAGTCGCTGGTCCTGCTGGCGATTCTCGCTCTGCTGCTGACCCTGATTATCATTCCCAAGGGCGGGGGGGCGCCGGCGCATTACGCACCGGGCGATATCGCATCGCGGGATATCAAGGCGCCGCGGGATCTGTTGATCCCGGATCTCGAACTGACAGAAAAGAAACGCCGCGAGGCGCAGCAGGCGGTGTTGCCGCTGTATGATTATGACCCCTCTGTCGGGCGGGGACTGGCGGATCGTCTTGGCCAGGTTTTTATTCTTTTAAAGGGTGGTCCGCAGGATAACCTGGCTCCCGGCAGCCTGCAGCCCGAGGTTGAAAAAATTCTCGGGGTCAATCTTGAGGAGAAGGAATTCAAGACCCTGGTGGCGCTGGCGTCACAGGAAGAAATCCATGCCGCTTTGCAGCAGGGGCTGGTCAAGGCCCTCAAGACCAAGGCGGTTGCCAATCTGCGCCTTTTTCAGCAGGATCGCAGTCGCGGGGTGATGGTTCGCAACCTGGTCAGCAACAGTGAAACCGAGCTGGCGGATCTGACCACCGTGGTCGGGGTCGGAGAACTGCGTAACCGGATTCTTGCCGCCGTGAAGGGCGTTGCCGGTCTCAAGAAGAGCAACGGCAAGGTTCTGGCCGACCTGCTCGGTCGGTTGGCCCGGCCGAATCTGACTTTTAACAAGAATGCCACCGAGGAACGCAAACGGCTTGCTGCTGAAGCGGTTCAACCGATTCTTTCCCAGGTCAAGAAGGGGGAGATGATTGTCCGCGAGGGGGCCCGGGTCAGTGCCGATCAGGTCAAAAAGCTGACTGCGGTGCGGGCCCTGAACAAGGATCAGGGACGCCTCCCTCTGGCAACCGGCCTGTTGTTGACGATCTTCCTGCTGTTGATCGTCTGCAACAATTACGCGGAACGCAACATCAGCAAATACCGGTTGAAATCACGAGACCTCTTTTTCCTGGTGACAACCTTCATCGGCCTGATGGTGCTGATCAAACTCTCGATTTTTATCGTTGCCGCGGTCGATACCGCGTTTCCGATGATTGAATCGAGCAGTTTTTTCTATCTCTTTCCGTTTGCCGCCGGTGCGATGGTGGTGCGGATTGTCCTCAACTCGGAAATCGCGCTGGTTTTCGCCGCCCTGATCGCGCTGGTCGTCGGATTCATGTTCGGCAACAGCCTTTTCCTGTCCCTTTTTACCCTGGTCGGTTCGTTGACCGGTGCGCACTGGGTGCGCCACTGCAACGAACGGTCGACGCTTTATCGGGCAGGCTGGCATCTCTCGCTGATCAACATGGCGACCGTGGTCGGTCTGCATCTACTGGGAGGTCATCAGCTTGATCTGCAGCTGCTCTACAAGCTCGGTTTCGCTTTCGGCGGCGGAATTTTCTCGGCGATCGTCGTTACTGCCGCGGTTCCCCTGGTTGAAACCGTCTTCAAGTATACGACCGATATCAAACTGCTGGAGCTGGCCAATCTCAACACCCCGGTGCTGAGACAGTTGATGGTCCAGGCGCCGGGGACCTATCACCATTCGATCGTCGTCGGCAACCTTGCCGAAGCCGGTGCCGAAGCGATTCGCGCCAATCCGCTGCTGGCCAGGGTGGCGGCTTACTATCATGATATCGGCAAGATCAAAAAACCGCTTTATTTCGTTGAAAACCAGAGTGGCAGCGAAAACCGGCATGACAAGTTGACGCCGTCGATGAGTGCCCTGGTGCTGATGGCGCATGTCAAGGACGGCGTCGAGCTGGCACGTGAGAACCGGCTGGGGGATGCCCTGATCGATATTCTCCGCCAGCATCACGGTACGGCGCTGATGAAGTTTTTCTATGACAAGGCCAAAAATCAGCAGGATCCCGATGTGCAGCAGGTCGATGAAAGAGATTACCGCTACCCGGGCCCCAAGCCGCAGACCCGCGAAGCGGCCCTGATCATGCTGGCCGACGCGGTCGAGGCCGCCGGCAGGACCCTGGCCGACCCGACCCCGGCCCGGATCCAGGGAATGGTGCAGAAGATCATCAACAATATCTTTATCGACGGCCAGCTTGATGAGTGTGAACTGACGCTGAAAGACCTGCACAACATCGCCAAGAGTTTCAACCGCATTCTGGCGGGAATCTTCCATTATCGTATTGATTATCCCGAGCCGGTTCACAAGGAAAAGGACCAGACGAAGAAAAAAAATGGCGACCATACAGATAGAGAATCAGGCCAGGAATCAGCAGACCGATCCGGTCATGCTCGAAAGGGTAGCGCAGAGGATCTTAAGCGTCTTGGCATGTCCTGA
- a CDS encoding PhoH family protein codes for MNEGDHSNRFEAPDPELASRLFGRQNRHLKLVERLLDLRIGSKGTILHFRGDRCRIELARRLFEELTDLLRQGYPLYPQDIDYAIRILSADSRTRLKDIFLDTIYVSARKKIITPKSLAQKNYIDAIREYDVVFGVGPAGTGKTYLAMAMAVAALMRKEVSRILLVRPAVEAGEKLGFLPGDIAEKVNPYLRPLYDALYDMVELTRGQELVEEGIVEVAPLAFMRGRTLNDAFVILDEAQNTTTEQMKMFLTRLGFGSKAVVTGDITQIDLPSGRASGLLEAIQILRGVQGIEITTFSDQDVVRHPIVQTIVQAYERAARLPKRAQPRMKQVHHD; via the coding sequence TTGAACGAAGGTGATCATTCCAATCGTTTTGAAGCGCCTGATCCCGAGTTGGCTTCACGTCTGTTCGGACGTCAGAATCGTCATCTCAAGCTGGTGGAACGGCTGCTGGATCTGCGGATCGGCTCAAAAGGAACGATTCTTCATTTCCGTGGAGATCGCTGTCGGATTGAACTGGCGCGGCGGTTGTTCGAGGAACTGACCGACCTGCTCCGGCAGGGATACCCCCTCTATCCGCAGGATATCGATTATGCCATTCGCATCCTGTCTGCCGATTCCCGCACCCGGTTGAAGGATATTTTCCTCGATACCATCTATGTTTCGGCGCGCAAGAAGATCATTACGCCGAAAAGCCTGGCGCAGAAAAATTATATTGATGCCATTCGCGAGTATGACGTGGTTTTCGGTGTCGGTCCGGCCGGAACCGGCAAGACCTACCTGGCGATGGCGATGGCCGTTGCCGCCCTGATGCGCAAGGAAGTCAGCCGTATTCTGCTGGTGCGGCCGGCGGTGGAGGCGGGCGAGAAACTCGGTTTCCTGCCGGGGGATATCGCCGAGAAAGTCAATCCCTACCTGCGGCCGCTGTACGACGCGCTGTACGACATGGTCGAGCTGACCCGCGGACAGGAGCTGGTCGAGGAAGGAATCGTCGAGGTTGCTCCCCTGGCTTTCATGCGCGGTCGCACCCTCAACGATGCTTTTGTTATTCTCGACGAGGCGCAGAATACCACCACGGAACAGATGAAAATGTTTCTGACTCGTCTTGGATTCGGCAGCAAGGCTGTTGTGACCGGCGATATCACTCAGATCGATCTGCCCTCCGGGCGTGCTTCGGGACTGCTTGAGGCGATACAGATTCTCAGGGGCGTTCAGGGCATTGAAATCACGACCTTTTCCGATCAGGATGTGGTCCGGCATCCGATCGTGCAGACCATCGTGCAGGCCTACGAGCGTGCCGCACGACTGCCAAAACGGGCACAGCCAAGGATGAAACAGGTTCACCATGACTAA
- the lnt gene encoding apolipoprotein N-acyltransferase, which translates to MVLRFPRRDTLCALASGLVSALAFPRPSWFVVAWFGLLPLLLTGERRPFRNGWLAGCGFFALVLYWLNIVMTTYGRLEPLLSMAAYLLLVAYLSLYWGLAWWGSCKLRERLGLPHVFSLPLLWTGLEYLRGHLLSGFPWALLGYSQQPFTTLLQSADLFGVYGLSFLLVLANASLAGLVWAGRGERRRPLFAAGLTAVLVIAALCYGGWRLDQRPVAGKPLTIGLAQGNIDQAVKWDPAFRQWTLRTYRELTARAAAAGADLVIWPESAVPFYYQEPGQEQREVQQAARRLKGFLLFGSPAYLRQEGKVRYLNSAYLLNADGRQLGRSDKVHLVPFGEYVPLKWLFPFIDKLVVGIGDFSPGRVEPLVMNGHRLGVLVCYEAIFPELARDYVNSGSDLLVNITNDAWFGRSSAPWQLLEMSAVRAVENRVWIARAANTGISALISPLGEIRQQTPLFKPALLVGKVYPGAGVSLYRRIGDLLPQGCLLIAVLLGFAARLRPCRRFRGQLSGE; encoded by the coding sequence ATGGTGCTGCGTTTTCCCCGTCGGGATACCCTGTGCGCCCTGGCATCCGGTCTGGTGTCGGCACTTGCCTTCCCCCGACCGTCCTGGTTTGTTGTCGCCTGGTTCGGGCTGTTGCCGTTGTTGTTGACCGGGGAACGCCGCCCCTTCCGCAACGGCTGGCTGGCCGGCTGCGGTTTTTTCGCCCTGGTTCTTTACTGGCTGAATATCGTCATGACCACCTACGGCCGGTTGGAGCCTCTCCTCTCGATGGCGGCTTACCTGCTGCTGGTCGCCTACCTGTCCCTTTACTGGGGACTGGCCTGGTGGGGAAGCTGCAAGTTGCGGGAACGGTTGGGGCTTCCGCATGTGTTCAGTCTGCCGCTGCTCTGGACTGGTCTTGAGTATCTGAGAGGCCATCTGCTGAGTGGTTTCCCCTGGGCCTTGCTCGGCTATTCCCAGCAGCCATTCACCACGTTGTTGCAAAGTGCCGATCTGTTCGGCGTTTACGGCCTCAGCTTCCTGCTGGTGCTGGCCAACGCGTCGCTGGCGGGATTAGTGTGGGCCGGAAGGGGAGAACGGCGCAGACCGTTATTCGCCGCCGGTCTGACCGCAGTACTGGTGATCGCCGCGCTCTGTTACGGCGGATGGCGGCTGGATCAGCGGCCGGTTGCCGGAAAGCCCCTGACCATCGGCCTGGCGCAGGGCAACATTGACCAGGCGGTCAAGTGGGATCCCGCTTTTCGCCAGTGGACGCTGCGGACCTACCGGGAATTGACCGCCAGGGCCGCTGCCGCGGGGGCCGATCTGGTGATCTGGCCCGAGAGTGCCGTACCCTTCTATTATCAGGAACCGGGGCAGGAACAACGTGAAGTTCAGCAGGCGGCTCGCAGACTCAAAGGTTTTCTTCTCTTCGGCAGTCCGGCCTACCTGCGCCAGGAAGGAAAGGTGCGTTACCTCAACAGCGCCTATCTGTTGAATGCGGACGGTAGACAGCTCGGGCGCAGTGACAAGGTGCATCTGGTTCCCTTCGGTGAATACGTTCCCCTGAAGTGGCTTTTTCCTTTTATTGACAAACTGGTGGTCGGCATCGGTGATTTTTCACCGGGACGGGTCGAGCCGCTGGTTATGAACGGACACCGGCTCGGCGTGCTGGTCTGTTACGAGGCGATCTTTCCGGAGTTGGCCCGCGATTACGTCAACAGCGGCAGCGACCTGCTGGTCAATATCACCAACGACGCCTGGTTCGGCCGTTCTTCGGCGCCCTGGCAGCTGCTGGAAATGAGTGCCGTGCGTGCCGTGGAAAACCGGGTCTGGATCGCCCGTGCCGCCAATACCGGCATCTCTGCGCTGATCTCTCCGTTGGGTGAGATCAGGCAGCAGACCCCCCTCTTTAAACCGGCCCTGCTGGTCGGGAAGGTTTATCCCGGTGCCGGGGTGTCTCTCTATCGACGGATCGGCGATCTGCTTCCGCAGGGTTGCCTGCTGATCGCGGTGCTGCTCGGATTTGCCGCCCGGCTGCGACCCTGCCGCCGTTTCCGGGGGCAGCTTTCCGGGGAATGA
- a CDS encoding hemolysin family protein has protein sequence MDEEQPSGQKKSFFSGWRRFFGGRRRALSEEDLQAIIEESEEDGIINEEESEMLASIFEFGETIVREVMVPRTDMVCCPVDASMEDLLQIIIRSGHSRFPIFEGTTDRIVGVIYAKDLLRYWGRAPDGLSIRQQMRAPFFVPETKKIEELLKDFKSRRIHMAIAVDEFGGTSGLITIEDLIEEIVGDIQDEYDLEESLFSVEGPDSYLVDARLSLSELEEHLDRPLIDSEEIDTLGGYLCHLFGHVPVVGETIEDAGLQMTVLEADERRISKVRLVVTGRDEAEDEAED, from the coding sequence TTGGACGAGGAACAACCATCAGGACAGAAAAAATCTTTCTTTTCCGGTTGGCGACGGTTTTTCGGCGGGCGGCGCCGGGCTCTTTCGGAGGAGGATCTGCAGGCGATTATCGAAGAATCGGAAGAGGACGGGATCATCAATGAGGAAGAGAGCGAAATGCTCGCTTCGATTTTTGAATTTGGTGAAACCATTGTTCGCGAGGTGATGGTGCCGCGAACCGATATGGTCTGTTGTCCGGTCGACGCCAGCATGGAAGACCTGCTGCAGATCATCATCCGTTCCGGGCACTCCCGTTTTCCGATTTTCGAAGGGACCACAGACCGCATTGTCGGCGTCATCTACGCCAAGGACCTGTTGCGTTACTGGGGCAGGGCCCCGGACGGGTTGAGCATCCGTCAGCAGATGCGCGCTCCGTTTTTTGTTCCGGAAACCAAGAAAATCGAAGAACTGCTCAAGGATTTCAAGAGCCGGCGCATACACATGGCGATTGCCGTCGATGAGTTCGGCGGGACTTCCGGGCTGATCACCATTGAGGATCTGATCGAGGAGATCGTCGGTGACATCCAGGATGAATATGACCTGGAGGAGAGTCTTTTCTCTGTCGAGGGACCGGACAGCTATCTGGTTGACGCCCGCCTCAGCCTGTCCGAACTTGAGGAACATCTCGATCGGCCACTGATCGACAGTGAGGAGATCGATACTCTCGGCGGCTATCTCTGCCATCTTTTCGGTCATGTCCCGGTGGTCGGTGAAACGATTGAGGATGCCGGATTGCAGATGACGGTTCTTGAAGCTGATGAACGTCGGATCAGCAAGGTTCGGCTGGTTGTCACCGGGCGGGACGAAGCCGAGGACGAGGCTGAGGACTGA
- the eno gene encoding phosphopyruvate hydratase — protein MSEIIDVYAREILDSRGNPTVEVEVFLESGAMGRAAVPSGASTGEREALELRDGDTSRYLGKGVLKAVENINEIIADALVGWEASDQVGIDRKLIELDGTEYKSNLGANATLGASLACAKAAAEEAGLPLYQYIGGANAKELPLPQMNILNGGEHADNNVDIQEFMILPAGATSFKEALRMGAEIFHRLKKVLKDKGYNTSVGDEGGFAPNLASNEEALQVIVEAIEAAGYKPGEDVLLALDVAASEIYEDGKYNFANEENAIKTAEQVVDFYEDLVNRYPIISIEDGMAENDWDGWKLLTERLGERIQLVGDDLFVTNTRIIREGIEKNITNSVLIKLNQIGTLTETLEAIEMAKRAGYTAVVSHRSGETEDTTIADLVVATNAGQIKTGSLCRTDRICKYNQLLRIEDELDKVAVFNGKDVFYNLRNR, from the coding sequence ATGAGCGAAATTATTGATGTTTACGCCCGTGAAATCCTTGATTCGCGCGGCAACCCGACCGTTGAAGTTGAAGTTTTCCTCGAAAGCGGCGCCATGGGCCGGGCGGCAGTTCCGAGCGGCGCCTCGACCGGCGAACGAGAGGCCCTGGAACTGCGCGACGGCGACACGTCACGCTACCTCGGCAAGGGCGTTCTCAAGGCCGTCGAAAATATCAACGAAATCATCGCCGACGCCCTGGTCGGCTGGGAAGCGTCGGATCAGGTCGGCATCGACCGCAAGCTGATCGAGCTGGACGGCACCGAATACAAGAGCAACCTCGGCGCCAACGCTACCCTCGGGGCCTCACTGGCCTGTGCCAAGGCGGCCGCCGAAGAAGCCGGGCTGCCCCTCTACCAGTACATCGGCGGCGCCAACGCCAAGGAACTGCCGTTGCCGCAGATGAACATTCTCAATGGCGGCGAGCACGCCGACAACAACGTCGACATTCAGGAATTCATGATTCTGCCGGCCGGCGCCACTTCCTTCAAAGAGGCCCTGCGGATGGGCGCCGAGATCTTTCACCGGCTGAAAAAGGTCCTGAAGGACAAAGGCTACAACACCTCCGTCGGCGACGAAGGTGGATTCGCCCCGAACCTGGCCAGTAACGAGGAAGCCCTGCAGGTGATTGTCGAAGCGATCGAGGCTGCCGGTTACAAACCCGGGGAAGATGTCCTGCTGGCCCTCGATGTCGCCGCTTCGGAAATCTACGAAGACGGCAAATACAACTTCGCCAACGAAGAGAACGCCATCAAGACTGCAGAACAGGTGGTTGACTTTTACGAAGATCTGGTCAACCGCTACCCGATCATTTCGATCGAAGACGGCATGGCGGAAAATGACTGGGACGGCTGGAAACTTCTAACCGAGCGGCTTGGGGAACGCATTCAGCTGGTCGGCGACGACCTGTTCGTCACCAACACCCGCATCATCAGGGAAGGGATCGAGAAAAACATCACCAACTCGGTCCTGATCAAGCTCAACCAGATCGGCACCCTGACCGAAACCCTTGAAGCGATCGAGATGGCCAAACGCGCCGGTTACACCGCGGTTGTCTCTCACCGCAGCGGCGAGACCGAAGACACCACCATCGCCGACCTGGTGGTCGCCACCAACGCCGGCCAGATCAAGACCGGCTCTCTCTGCCGTACCGACCGGATCTGCAAATACAACCAGTTGCTGCGTATCGAGGACGAACTCGACAAGGTTGCGGTCTTCAACGGCAAAGATGTTTTCTATAACCTGCGCAACCGGTAA
- the lysS gene encoding lysine--tRNA ligase, whose amino-acid sequence MEETGDIRGQRLAKVEELRAAGINPYANGFEVSHTAADVATLHAEDTAEMLEEKSVDYAVGGRIMARRDFGKAAFIQIQDRSGRLQVYVNKAGLGEENFELFRKLDLGDIVGVVGRPFRTKTGELSLRASSLRLLTKSLLPLPEKWHGLTDVETRYRQRYLDLMVNADVKENFRNRSRIIALIRQFMVDREFLEVETPMMQPIAGGATAKPFVTHHNALNMDLFLRIAPELYLKRLVVGGFERVFEINRNFRNEGISIQHNPEFTMMEFYQAFATYHDLMDMTEELICHLAETICGGLKISYGGRDVDLTPPWDRLTVRESICKYGDVSLEVLNDYDQCLAYAAKCGLEFDGPIGHGKLLAEIFDEVVEPNLWQPTFITEYPTEISPLSRKNDDNPDVVDRFELFVVGRELANAFSELNDPIDQKQRFEKQLQEKEAGDEEAHAMDEDYVRALEYGLPPTAGEGIGIDRLVMLLTDAASIRDVILFPLLRKETR is encoded by the coding sequence ATGGAAGAAACAGGCGATATTCGCGGCCAGCGGCTGGCGAAAGTCGAAGAATTGAGGGCCGCGGGGATCAATCCCTATGCCAACGGTTTCGAGGTCAGCCACACGGCGGCCGATGTTGCCACTTTGCATGCCGAAGACACGGCCGAGATGCTGGAGGAGAAGTCGGTTGACTATGCCGTCGGCGGTCGGATCATGGCGCGGCGCGATTTCGGCAAGGCGGCTTTCATCCAGATCCAGGATCGCAGCGGCCGGCTGCAGGTCTATGTCAACAAGGCCGGCCTGGGGGAGGAAAACTTCGAACTCTTCCGTAAGCTTGATCTCGGAGACATTGTCGGTGTCGTCGGTCGACCTTTCCGGACCAAAACCGGTGAACTTTCCCTGCGGGCCTCTTCGTTGCGGCTGCTGACCAAATCCCTGTTGCCGTTGCCGGAGAAATGGCACGGTCTGACGGATGTCGAAACTCGCTATCGGCAGCGTTATCTCGACCTGATGGTCAATGCCGATGTCAAGGAGAATTTCCGCAACCGCAGCCGGATCATTGCTCTGATCCGCCAGTTCATGGTTGACCGGGAATTTCTTGAAGTCGAAACGCCGATGATGCAGCCGATCGCCGGCGGGGCAACGGCGAAACCTTTCGTGACGCATCACAATGCGTTGAACATGGACCTTTTCCTGCGCATCGCCCCTGAACTCTACCTGAAGCGGCTGGTGGTCGGCGGCTTCGAACGGGTTTTTGAAATCAATCGCAACTTCCGCAACGAAGGCATCTCCATCCAGCACAATCCCGAATTCACCATGATGGAGTTTTATCAGGCCTTCGCCACCTATCACGACCTGATGGACATGACCGAGGAGTTGATCTGCCATCTGGCTGAAACGATCTGCGGAGGGCTGAAGATCTCCTACGGGGGCCGGGACGTCGATCTGACGCCCCCCTGGGACCGGCTCACGGTCCGTGAATCGATCTGCAAGTATGGCGATGTCAGTCTTGAGGTCCTGAATGATTATGACCAGTGCCTGGCCTACGCGGCAAAATGTGGTCTTGAATTCGATGGGCCGATCGGGCATGGCAAGCTGTTGGCCGAAATCTTCGACGAGGTTGTCGAACCGAACCTCTGGCAACCGACCTTTATCACTGAATATCCGACCGAGATTTCGCCGTTGTCGCGCAAGAACGACGACAACCCCGATGTTGTCGATCGTTTTGAGCTGTTCGTTGTCGGTCGGGAACTGGCCAACGCTTTTTCCGAGTTGAATGACCCGATTGACCAGAAGCAGCGATTTGAGAAACAGTTGCAGGAGAAGGAAGCGGGGGATGAAGAAGCCCACGCCATGGATGAAGACTATGTGCGGGCCCTCGAATACGGACTGCCGCCGACGGCCGGGGAGGGGATCGGTATTGATCGGCTGGTGATGTTGCTGACGGATGCCGCCTCGATCCGCGACGTCATCCTGTTCCCCCTATTACGCAAGGAAACCAGGTAG